The Bombus vancouverensis nearcticus chromosome 2, iyBomVanc1_principal, whole genome shotgun sequence genome window below encodes:
- the Septin2 gene encoding septin 2: MASADVERAKMESTLRNLKLSGHVGFDSLPDQLVNKSVQNGFVFNILCIGETGLGKSTLMDSLFNTSFESMPSPHNLPAVKLKAHTYELQESNVRLKLTIVDTVGYGDQINKEDSFKAVVDYIDAQFEAYLQEELKIKRSLPTYHDSRIHVCLYFICPTGHGLKSIDLVCMKKLDTKVNIIPIIAKADTISKTELQKFKTKIISELQNNGVHIYQFPTDDENVAEVNTSMNAHVPFAVVGSTDFVRVGNKMMRSRQYPWGTVQVENESHCDFVKLREMLIRTNMEDMREKTHCRHYELYRRKRLEQMGFSDVDSENKPVSFQQTCEAKRSIHLQELQQKEDEMRQMFVARVKEKEAELKEAEKELHNKFDKLKKDHTEEKKKLEESRKKLEDDILEFNRRKTQFAQQPQHHTLTLGKSKKK; encoded by the exons ATGGCGTCGGCGGATGTTGAACGTGCTAAG ATGGAATCTACCCTACGTAATTTAAAATTGTCTGGTCATGTTGGATTCGACAGTCTTCCAGATCAATTGGTAAATAAATCCGTTCAAAATGGATTTGTATTCAATATTCTTTGTATCG GTGAAACTGGACTTGGAAAGTCGACTCTTATGGATTCTTTATTTAATACAAGTTTTGAGTCTATGCCAAGTCCACATAATCTCCCTGCTGTAAAGCTTAAAGCACATACCTATGAATTGCAAGAAAGTAACGTTAGGTTAAAGCTCACTATTGTCGATACGGTTGGTTATGGAGATCAAATTAATAAGGAGGACAGCTTCAAAGCTGTTGTTGATTACATAGATGCCCAATTTGAAGCATATTTACAAGAGGAATTGAAGATAAAACGATCTTTGCCAACTTATCATGACAGTCGTATTCATGTTTGCCTATATTTTATTTGCCCAACAGGACATGG attAAAATCAATTGATCTAGTCTGCATGAAAAAGCTGGATACGAAAGTCAATATTATTCCAATTATTGCCAAAGCTGATACAATATCTAAAACGGAATTACAGAAGTTTAAG ACTAAAATTATATCTGAACTACAAAATAATGGAGTTCATATTTATCAATTTCCTACGGACGACGAAAATGTTGCAGAAGTAAATACTAGTATGAATGCCCATGTACCTTTTGCAGTAGTTGGTAGCACAGACTTTGTTCGAGTTGGTAACAAAATGATGCGCTCTCGTCAATATCCATGGGGCACAGTACAAG TGGAGAATGAATCGCATTGTGACTTTGTTAAATTACGTGAAATGTTAATAAGGACGAATATGGAAGACATGAGAGAAAAGACACATTGTCGTCATTATGAGCTATATCGTAGGAAGCGACTAGAACAG aTGGGATTTAGCGATGTTGATAGTGAAAATAAACCAGTTAGTTTCCAACAAACCTGCGAAGCAAAAAGATCCATTCACCTGCAAGAGCTCCAACAGAAGGAGGATGAAATGCGACAGATGTTCGTGGCACGAGTAAAGGAGAAAGAGGCTGAATTGAAGGAGGCAGAGAAAGAG CTTCATAACAAATTCGATAAACTGAAAAAAGATCACacagaggaaaagaaaaagttgGAAGAAAGTAGAAAGAAGCTCGAAGACGATATTTTGGAATTCAATAGGCGAAAAACTCAATTCGCTCAACAACCTCAACATCATACGTTAACACTAggtaaaagtaaaaagaagtaG